A DNA window from Gammaproteobacteria bacterium contains the following coding sequences:
- a CDS encoding RnfH family protein, translating to MIRAGRKFSVTVAYAAANRAYAVPVQAHPGTTLEEAIRRSGLLSLCPEIDLAANAVGVFGKRRPLSYLLSPDDRVEIYRPLCMDPKEARRRRGARP from the coding sequence GTGATCCGCGCCGGGCGCAAATTCTCCGTCACGGTGGCCTACGCGGCGGCGAACCGGGCCTACGCGGTCCCCGTGCAGGCGCATCCCGGGACGACCCTGGAAGAGGCCATACGCCGCTCCGGCCTGCTCTCGCTTTGTCCCGAGATTGACCTGGCGGCCAACGCAGTGGGAGTTTTCGGCAAGCGGCGTCCCTTGAGTTACCTCCTGTCCCCTGACGACCGGGTGGAGATCTACCGGCCCTTATGCATGGATCCCAAGGAGGCGCGGCGGCGGCGCGGCGCGCGGCCTTAG
- a CDS encoding type II toxin-antitoxin system RatA family toxin — MYRVRRQVRVPYPAARMYDLVNDVESYPRFLPWCSRAEVLQRDGGQIVAALTLSLARMRLALTTRNTLVPGRGIRMQLVSGPFRCLEGAWRFDDADAPGSCRVSLELDFALRGRLLQLSLGPLLQRSAASMADAFVARAHELYRCSRDSSAAPP, encoded by the coding sequence TTGTATCGCGTTCGTCGGCAAGTCCGGGTCCCTTATCCGGCAGCGCGGATGTACGATCTGGTCAACGATGTCGAGTCGTATCCCCGGTTCCTGCCGTGGTGTTCCCGCGCCGAAGTGCTGCAACGGGACGGCGGGCAGATCGTCGCCGCCTTGACCCTGTCGCTTGCCCGCATGCGCCTGGCCTTGACCACCCGCAATACTCTGGTGCCCGGCCGCGGCATCCGAATGCAATTGGTGAGCGGCCCGTTTCGCTGTCTGGAGGGCGCCTGGCGCTTTGACGATGCCGACGCGCCGGGATCGTGCCGGGTATCCCTGGAGTTGGATTTCGCGCTCCGCGGCCGCCTGTTGCAGTTGTCCCTGGGGCCGCTGCTGCAACGGAGCGCGGCCTCGATGGCGGACGCCTTCGTGGCCCGCGCCCATGAACTCTATCGTTGTTCCCGCGATTCGTCCGCGGCGCCTCCGTGA